From the genome of Streptomyces sp. V1I1, one region includes:
- the thrS gene encoding threonine--tRNA ligase, translating to MSDVRVIIQRDSEREERVVTTGTTAAELFTGERTVIAARVAGELKDLAHEIKDGEEVEPVEISSEDGLNILRHSTAHVMAQAVQELFPEAKLGIGPPVKDGFYYDFDVEKPFHPDDLKAIEKKMQEIQKRGQRFSRRVVTDEAAREELADEPYKLELIGLKGSASSDDGADVEVGAGELTMYDNLDAKTGDLCWKDLCRGPHLPTTRNIPAFKLMRNAAAYWRGSEKNPMLQRIYGTAWPSKEELKAHLEFLAEAEKRDHRKLGNELDLFSIPEQIGSGLAVFHPKGGVVRRVMEDYSRKRHEEEGYEFVYTPHATKGKLFETSGHLDWYSEGMYPPMQLDEGTDYYLKPMNCPMHNLIFDARGRSYRELPLRLFEFGTVYRYEKSGVVHGLTRARGFTQDDAHIYCTKEQMADELDSTLTFVLNLLRDYGLTDFYLELSTKDPEKFVGSDEIWEEATETLRKVAEKQGLPLVPDPGGAAFYGPKISVQAKDAIGRTWQMSTVQLDFNLPERFNLEYTGPDGSKQRPVMIHRALFGSIERFFAVLLEHYAGAFPAWLSPVQAVGIPVGDAHVPYLQEFAAEAKKKGLRVEVDASSDRMQKKIRNQQKMKVPFMIIVGDDDMNAGTVSFRYRDGSQENGIPRDLALAKLVDVVERRAQV from the coding sequence GTGTCAGACGTCCGTGTGATCATCCAACGCGATTCCGAGCGGGAAGAGCGCGTGGTGACCACGGGCACCACGGCAGCCGAGCTCTTCACCGGCGAGCGCACCGTCATCGCGGCCCGCGTCGCCGGTGAGCTGAAGGATCTCGCGCACGAGATCAAGGACGGCGAAGAGGTCGAGCCCGTCGAGATCTCCTCCGAGGACGGGCTGAACATCCTGCGCCACTCCACCGCGCACGTCATGGCGCAGGCCGTGCAGGAGCTCTTCCCCGAGGCCAAGCTCGGCATCGGCCCTCCGGTCAAGGACGGCTTCTACTACGACTTCGATGTCGAGAAGCCCTTCCACCCCGATGACCTCAAGGCCATCGAGAAGAAGATGCAGGAGATCCAGAAGCGCGGCCAGCGCTTCTCGCGGCGCGTCGTCACCGACGAGGCCGCCCGTGAGGAGCTGGCGGACGAGCCGTACAAGCTGGAGCTGATCGGGCTCAAGGGCTCCGCGTCCTCCGACGACGGCGCGGACGTCGAGGTCGGCGCGGGCGAGCTGACCATGTACGACAACCTTGACGCCAAGACCGGCGACCTGTGCTGGAAGGACCTCTGCCGCGGTCCGCACCTGCCCACCACCCGCAACATCCCGGCGTTCAAGCTGATGCGCAACGCCGCCGCGTACTGGCGCGGCAGCGAGAAGAACCCCATGCTGCAGCGCATCTACGGCACCGCCTGGCCCTCCAAGGAAGAGCTCAAGGCGCACCTCGAATTCCTCGCCGAGGCCGAGAAGCGCGACCACCGCAAGCTCGGCAACGAGCTGGACCTCTTCTCCATCCCGGAACAGATCGGCTCCGGCCTCGCCGTCTTCCACCCCAAGGGCGGCGTCGTCCGCCGCGTCATGGAGGACTACTCCCGCAAGCGGCACGAGGAAGAGGGGTACGAGTTCGTCTACACCCCGCACGCCACCAAGGGGAAGCTCTTCGAGACCTCCGGCCACCTGGACTGGTACTCCGAGGGCATGTACCCGCCCATGCAGCTCGACGAGGGCACGGACTACTACCTCAAGCCCATGAACTGCCCGATGCACAACCTGATCTTCGACGCGCGCGGCCGGTCCTACCGTGAACTGCCGCTGCGCCTCTTCGAGTTCGGGACCGTGTACCGGTACGAGAAGTCGGGCGTCGTGCACGGCCTGACCCGGGCCCGCGGCTTCACCCAGGACGACGCGCACATCTACTGCACCAAGGAGCAGATGGCGGACGAGCTCGACTCGACGCTCACCTTCGTGCTGAACCTGCTGCGCGACTACGGCCTCACCGACTTCTATCTGGAGCTGTCCACCAAGGACCCGGAGAAGTTCGTCGGTTCGGACGAGATCTGGGAGGAGGCCACCGAGACCCTGCGCAAGGTGGCCGAGAAGCAGGGCCTGCCGCTTGTCCCGGACCCGGGCGGCGCGGCGTTCTACGGGCCGAAGATCTCCGTCCAGGCGAAGGACGCCATCGGCCGCACCTGGCAGATGTCCACCGTCCAGCTGGACTTCAACCTGCCGGAGCGCTTCAACCTGGAGTACACCGGTCCGGACGGCAGCAAGCAGCGCCCTGTCATGATCCACCGCGCGCTGTTCGGCTCGATCGAGCGGTTCTTCGCGGTGCTGCTCGAGCACTACGCGGGTGCGTTCCCGGCCTGGCTCTCGCCGGTGCAGGCGGTCGGCATTCCGGTCGGAGACGCCCACGTTCCGTATCTGCAGGAGTTCGCCGCCGAGGCGAAGAAGAAGGGCCTGCGGGTCGAGGTCGACGCCTCCTCGGACCGGATGCAGAAGAAGATCAGGAACCAGCAGAAGATGAAGGTCCCGTTCATGATCATCGTCGGCGACGACGACATGAACGCGGGCACGGTGTCGTTCCGCTACCGCGATGGTTCGCAGGAGAACGGCATTCCCCGCGACCTCGCCTTGGCGAAGCTCGTTGATGTGGTGGAGCGCCGGGCCCAGGTGTGA
- a CDS encoding DUF4365 domain-containing protein: protein MALAQPESGGLLPQRTAPLRGALATTACMETLQVGYLHAVAAAAGCSLSQPFPDNGIDWHVSHSSAGHAVDDEVTIKVQLKCTYQIPPHPPGPAFSFTLDNDHLVKLARTPVSVHKILVVMLVPRTQDEWLRASHDRLDLRHCCYWTNLAGHPVTGRRRTTVRIPTSRIFDDRALCEIMTRVGVGGRP, encoded by the coding sequence ATGGCGCTCGCGCAGCCCGAATCGGGCGGGCTGCTGCCGCAGCGGACAGCACCGCTGCGCGGCGCACTCGCCACCACCGCCTGCATGGAAACACTCCAAGTGGGCTACCTGCACGCGGTCGCCGCCGCGGCCGGCTGCTCGTTGTCGCAGCCGTTTCCGGACAACGGCATCGACTGGCATGTCAGTCACAGCTCGGCCGGTCACGCCGTCGACGACGAGGTGACCATCAAGGTGCAGCTCAAGTGCACGTACCAGATCCCCCCGCACCCACCGGGTCCGGCCTTCTCCTTCACGCTCGACAACGACCACTTGGTGAAGCTGGCCCGTACCCCGGTCTCCGTGCACAAGATCCTGGTCGTGATGCTCGTCCCCCGGACACAGGACGAGTGGCTGCGGGCCAGTCACGACCGGCTCGATCTGCGGCACTGCTGCTACTGGACCAACCTGGCCGGCCACCCGGTGACGGGCAGGCGCAGGACCACTGTGCGGATCCCGACCTCGCGGATCTTCGACGACCGGGCGCTCTGCGAGATCATGACCCGGGTCGGGGTGGGAGGGAGACCCTGA
- a CDS encoding glycosyl hydrolase family 18 protein, protein MSTAIGSRSLPPPRRRLLAVLTALVLALAGLTGLAATPAQAAGPLTASFTGADNGSWWKGTYIVKNSAGTPVTGWTLEFDLPPGVTISQHYNGTATVSGSHVTVTPAYYNTTVPANGTTEPYSYWFVAAGPITAPSGCLVNGDKCDGSPARPPSAPGGLAVTDTTARTVSLKWNAATPGDFPVASYEVLRGTTVVAATATSSATVRDLTPATAYSFTVRAKDTRGNLGPVGASVTATTVDPASDTVPPTAPANLRSTAVTSSTVALSWNASTDNNRIAAYDVYRGTALVAGVPATSLSATITGLAPATRYDFTVRARDAADNASPASNTLTVTTADPVGDGGHATVGYFVQWGIYGRQYFVKNLDTSGAAAKLDVVNYAFGNVDPVNLTCLSGVTKGVSGNPQDPNEGDGAGDAEADYGRAFAASQSVDGVADDGWGKLRGNFNQLKKLKAKHPHLKVVISLGGWTYSKYFSDVAATDASRKKFVKSCIDLYINGDLPTYNGAGGAGVAAGIFDGIDLDWEWPGSPDGHPGNHWSTADKANNTALIAEFRKQLDALGGEHKLLTAFTPADPEKIDAGWDLSKIFGDLDIANVQGYDFHGAGSDNSWEPNRNGHQANLYPDAQSPYANDFSIDGAVKAYTTAGVSPRKLTIGFPFYGRGWKEVAAGGVNGEWQSANGAAPGQFAEEAGTRGYQNLVTSVPNLTVVHDTQSVATYGYQGAGGQWWSFDDTWSIGQKAAYIKSKGLLGGMIWEMSGDTPGGALLSALHSGLQ, encoded by the coding sequence GTGTCCACTGCAATCGGATCAAGATCCCTGCCGCCGCCCCGCCGCCGCCTCCTCGCCGTACTCACCGCACTCGTGCTCGCACTTGCCGGGCTCACCGGGCTGGCGGCCACCCCTGCACAGGCCGCGGGCCCGCTCACCGCCTCGTTCACCGGTGCCGACAACGGCTCCTGGTGGAAGGGCACCTACATCGTCAAGAACAGCGCCGGGACCCCGGTCACCGGCTGGACCCTCGAATTCGATCTGCCGCCCGGGGTGACGATCAGCCAGCACTACAACGGGACGGCGACGGTCAGCGGCTCGCACGTGACCGTGACGCCCGCCTACTACAACACCACCGTCCCGGCGAACGGCACCACCGAGCCGTACAGCTACTGGTTCGTCGCCGCCGGACCGATCACCGCACCGTCCGGCTGCCTCGTCAACGGCGACAAGTGCGACGGAAGCCCCGCCAGACCGCCGTCCGCACCGGGCGGCCTGGCCGTCACCGACACCACGGCCCGCACTGTGAGTCTGAAGTGGAACGCCGCGACCCCCGGCGACTTCCCCGTCGCCTCCTACGAGGTGCTGAGAGGCACCACCGTGGTCGCCGCCACCGCCACCTCATCGGCCACCGTCCGGGACCTGACCCCGGCCACGGCCTACAGCTTCACCGTCCGTGCCAAGGACACCCGAGGCAATCTCGGACCGGTCGGCGCCTCGGTCACCGCGACCACCGTCGACCCGGCGAGCGACACCGTCCCGCCCACCGCCCCCGCCAACCTGCGCAGCACAGCGGTGACTTCCAGCACCGTCGCCCTGTCGTGGAACGCCTCCACCGACAACAACCGAATCGCCGCGTACGACGTCTACCGGGGCACGGCCCTGGTCGCGGGCGTCCCGGCAACCTCCCTCAGCGCGACGATCACCGGCCTGGCGCCCGCCACCCGATACGACTTCACCGTCAGGGCCCGGGACGCGGCCGACAACGCATCCCCGGCGAGCAACACCCTGACCGTCACCACCGCCGACCCGGTCGGCGACGGCGGGCACGCGACCGTCGGATACTTCGTCCAGTGGGGCATCTACGGCCGCCAGTACTTCGTCAAGAACCTCGACACCTCCGGAGCCGCGGCCAAGCTCGATGTCGTCAACTACGCCTTCGGCAACGTCGATCCGGTCAACCTCACCTGCCTGAGCGGTGTCACCAAGGGTGTCTCGGGCAATCCGCAGGACCCCAATGAGGGCGACGGGGCCGGTGACGCCGAGGCGGACTACGGCCGTGCCTTCGCCGCGTCGCAGTCGGTGGACGGGGTGGCCGACGACGGCTGGGGCAAACTGCGCGGCAACTTCAACCAGCTGAAGAAGCTCAAGGCCAAGCACCCGCACCTCAAGGTCGTCATCTCGCTGGGCGGCTGGACCTACTCGAAGTACTTCTCAGACGTCGCCGCCACCGACGCCTCGCGGAAGAAGTTCGTGAAGTCCTGCATCGACCTGTACATCAACGGAGACCTACCCACGTACAACGGCGCCGGCGGAGCGGGCGTCGCCGCAGGGATCTTCGACGGCATCGACCTGGACTGGGAGTGGCCCGGCTCACCCGACGGCCATCCCGGCAACCACTGGAGCACCGCGGACAAGGCCAACAACACCGCCCTGATCGCGGAGTTCCGCAAGCAGCTCGACGCCCTGGGCGGCGAGCACAAGCTGCTGACCGCATTCACCCCGGCCGATCCGGAGAAGATCGACGCGGGCTGGGACCTGTCGAAGATCTTCGGCGATCTGGACATCGCCAATGTCCAGGGCTATGACTTCCACGGCGCGGGCAGCGACAACTCCTGGGAGCCGAACCGCAACGGCCACCAGGCCAACCTCTACCCCGACGCCCAGTCTCCGTACGCCAACGACTTCAGCATCGACGGCGCGGTGAAGGCGTACACCACCGCCGGAGTGAGTCCGCGGAAGCTGACCATCGGCTTCCCCTTCTACGGCCGCGGCTGGAAGGAGGTCGCCGCCGGCGGCGTCAACGGCGAATGGCAGAGCGCCAACGGCGCGGCCCCCGGCCAGTTCGCGGAGGAGGCCGGTACGCGCGGGTACCAGAACCTCGTCACCAGCGTCCCGAATCTCACGGTCGTCCACGACACCCAGTCGGTGGCCACCTACGGCTATCAGGGCGCGGGAGGCCAGTGGTGGTCCTTCGACGACACCTGGTCCATCGGCCAGAAGGCGGCGTACATCAAGTCGAAGGGGCTGCTGGGCGGGATGATCTGGGAGATGTCCGGTGACACTCCGGGCGGAGCCCTGCTCAGTGCCCTGCACAGCGGGCTCCAGTAA
- a CDS encoding SCO7613 C-terminal domain-containing membrane protein, which translates to MENVPPPAEELAILDRELVQLDARRAQLLARRAWLLTAIRQSQPAAPPVSAARPFGAPPPPETSPPSVQNLLLTLGGILLTIAAIAFTLVSWGHLGIGGRSAVLGAVTVAALAAPIALLRRGLASTAEAVAGLGLVLMVLDAYALHRVALPDTGGLGYAAFASAALAALWSAYGLSLDRLRTPLPVAVLTAQLPLPLWALTAFAGAPPMEWALLATAALDVVVALSAKRAGVRGIATTAAAATGGWALLIGAWQSVTAAGPSAAVAPAVLLLVAAGVALFAALRSPAAATAASVVAGLAAIAAVGGVARAGVPEGWSVLGYLLCAVALLGLVRMGVPRRLRPGLASASAAVHAAAALSALPLVALTLAGPLTVLDTIWSGTPTDARGALGLDLPESGLTATPLVLLIVAATLTTASRWSPAMEGPPAGGLGAAAGAAPPAATPGTAGAPSGTAAGPPEGHPGHVAGTRPTPNGPASDAPRPSGAPAPEGHPGPPAGPSPTPTGPVGAPAPDPAAQPAWGATPGLVAPGPGLRSLAVPVALGLVWAALLVVPPALDLGYAATVALHVLLTVAASALTVRPAWIARHAPAGPVVGLGCALGGGVSVALLSLATRPATFAVLGTLASVLTAAAVATRAGRAVQAVLACAATGFATALVGAVAGTAELPPHQAALVLLTIPAAVALLAARLGRHPVALPMELTGAAAGLLAVGLAAGDRPWLALVLALCGVIAAGTAVRAERRRAAGYLAAVLFVLATWVRLYASDVASPEAYTLPVTVPALAVGVLRRRRDPEASSWTAYGPGLAATLLPSLFAAWGDGHWLRPLLLGAAALAVTLTGARLRLQALLVLGGAVLALDALHELAPYVVQVVGALPRWLPPALAGLLLLGVGATYEQRLRDARKLRDTLGRMR; encoded by the coding sequence ATGGAGAACGTTCCGCCACCCGCCGAGGAACTGGCGATCCTCGACCGCGAGCTGGTCCAACTGGACGCTCGCCGCGCCCAGTTGCTGGCCCGCAGAGCCTGGCTGCTCACCGCGATACGGCAGTCGCAGCCCGCCGCCCCGCCGGTATCGGCGGCGCGGCCCTTCGGCGCGCCGCCGCCGCCCGAGACGTCCCCGCCAAGCGTGCAGAATCTGCTGCTCACCCTCGGCGGGATTCTGCTGACCATCGCGGCGATCGCATTCACGCTGGTCAGCTGGGGACACCTGGGTATCGGCGGGCGCTCCGCGGTGCTCGGCGCGGTGACGGTCGCGGCACTCGCCGCGCCGATCGCGCTGCTGCGCCGGGGGCTCGCCTCGACGGCGGAAGCGGTGGCCGGTCTCGGCCTGGTCCTGATGGTGCTCGACGCGTACGCCCTGCACCGGGTGGCGCTTCCGGACACCGGCGGGCTGGGATACGCGGCCTTCGCCTCGGCAGCGCTCGCCGCGCTCTGGTCCGCGTACGGTCTCTCGCTGGACCGGCTGCGCACTCCCCTGCCGGTGGCCGTGCTGACCGCTCAACTCCCGCTTCCGCTCTGGGCGCTGACCGCTTTTGCGGGCGCGCCGCCGATGGAGTGGGCCCTGCTGGCGACCGCCGCGCTCGATGTCGTGGTCGCGCTGTCGGCGAAGCGGGCGGGTGTCCGGGGAATCGCCACCACCGCTGCCGCGGCGACGGGCGGCTGGGCGCTGCTGATCGGCGCCTGGCAGTCGGTGACGGCGGCCGGCCCGTCGGCCGCGGTCGCCCCGGCCGTGCTGCTGCTCGTGGCGGCGGGTGTGGCGCTGTTCGCGGCCTTGCGGTCGCCTGCGGCTGCTACCGCCGCGTCCGTTGTGGCGGGCCTCGCCGCGATCGCGGCGGTCGGCGGCGTGGCTCGGGCAGGGGTGCCGGAGGGGTGGTCGGTCCTGGGGTATCTGCTGTGCGCGGTGGCTCTGCTGGGCCTTGTACGGATGGGAGTACCGCGGCGGCTGCGCCCGGGCCTGGCGAGCGCGTCGGCCGCGGTCCACGCCGCGGCGGCGCTCTCGGCACTGCCCCTGGTCGCCCTCACCCTGGCGGGCCCGCTGACGGTCCTGGACACCATCTGGTCGGGCACGCCGACGGACGCCCGCGGGGCGCTGGGCCTGGATCTCCCGGAATCGGGCCTGACGGCGACACCGCTGGTCCTGCTGATCGTGGCAGCGACCCTGACGACGGCCTCCCGCTGGTCACCCGCCATGGAGGGCCCGCCCGCCGGGGGTCTCGGAGCGGCCGCGGGGGCTGCCCCGCCTGCCGCAACCCCCGGCACGGCCGGAGCCCCCTCCGGCACCGCCGCCGGACCCCCGGAGGGCCACCCCGGCCACGTCGCCGGAACACGACCCACGCCCAACGGCCCGGCAAGCGACGCCCCGCGCCCCTCGGGCGCGCCCGCGCCGGAGGGCCACCCCGGCCCGCCCGCCGGACCCTCGCCCACGCCAACCGGCCCGGTCGGCGCGCCCGCCCCGGACCCAGCCGCACAGCCCGCCTGGGGGGCGACTCCCGGCCTGGTGGCCCCCGGCCCCGGGCTGCGAAGCCTCGCCGTTCCCGTGGCCCTCGGGCTCGTATGGGCCGCCCTGCTCGTTGTGCCGCCCGCGCTGGATCTCGGGTACGCCGCGACCGTGGCGCTCCACGTGCTCCTGACCGTCGCGGCGTCGGCCCTCACCGTGCGGCCCGCGTGGATCGCCCGGCACGCCCCGGCCGGCCCCGTCGTCGGCCTCGGCTGCGCCCTCGGAGGCGGCGTCAGCGTCGCGCTGCTGTCCCTGGCCACCCGCCCGGCCACGTTCGCGGTGCTTGGCACCCTGGCCTCCGTCCTCACCGCCGCCGCGGTCGCGACACGCGCCGGGCGCGCAGTGCAGGCCGTCCTCGCCTGCGCCGCCACCGGCTTCGCGACCGCCCTCGTCGGTGCTGTCGCCGGGACCGCCGAACTCCCGCCCCACCAGGCCGCGTTGGTGCTCCTCACCATCCCCGCCGCCGTGGCTCTCCTCGCCGCCCGGCTCGGCCGGCACCCTGTCGCACTCCCGATGGAGCTCACCGGTGCCGCCGCGGGCCTGCTCGCGGTCGGCCTAGCCGCCGGGGACCGCCCGTGGCTCGCTCTGGTGCTGGCGCTCTGCGGCGTGATCGCCGCGGGGACGGCGGTGCGGGCCGAGCGCCGCCGCGCGGCCGGGTATCTCGCGGCGGTGCTGTTCGTGCTGGCCACCTGGGTACGGCTGTACGCCTCGGACGTCGCGAGCCCCGAGGCGTACACCCTCCCGGTGACCGTCCCCGCGCTCGCCGTCGGTGTGCTGCGCCGCCGCCGCGACCCGGAGGCGTCGTCCTGGACGGCGTACGGCCCCGGTCTCGCCGCGACGCTGCTGCCGAGCCTCTTCGCGGCCTGGGGCGACGGGCACTGGCTGCGCCCGCTGCTGCTCGGCGCCGCGGCCCTGGCCGTCACGCTCACCGGCGCCCGGCTGCGCCTCCAGGCGCTGCTGGTGCTCGGCGGCGCGGTGCTCGCCCTCGACGCGCTGCACGAGCTCGCGCCGTACGTCGTCCAGGTCGTCGGCGCGCTCCCCCGCTGGCTGCCGCCGGCGCTCGCCGGACTGCTGCTGCTCGGCGTCGGCGCGACCTACGAGCAGCGGCTGCGCGACGCCCGCAAGCTGCGCGACACCCTCGGCCGCATGCGCTGA
- a CDS encoding SRPBCC family protein: MDWCRYRFRSVWDLTAGPAAVYEVLERAEEYPRWWPQVREVTALDEITGTARFRSFLPYELLVTARAQRLDPAAGVLEVGMAGDLKGWARWTLTARGSGTRALYEQEVEVCKPLMRRLALPCRPVFRANHAAMMRGGRRGLAAYLGGV, encoded by the coding sequence ATGGACTGGTGTCGCTACCGCTTCCGCAGCGTCTGGGATCTGACCGCAGGACCCGCGGCCGTGTACGAGGTGCTGGAACGGGCCGAGGAGTACCCCCGCTGGTGGCCACAGGTCCGCGAGGTCACCGCGCTCGACGAGATCACCGGCACCGCGCGCTTCCGCTCCTTCCTTCCGTACGAACTGCTCGTCACCGCCCGCGCTCAGCGGCTCGACCCGGCGGCGGGGGTGCTCGAAGTAGGGATGGCCGGGGACCTGAAGGGCTGGGCGCGGTGGACGCTCACGGCGCGCGGCAGCGGCACCCGGGCGCTGTACGAACAGGAGGTGGAGGTGTGCAAGCCGCTGATGAGGCGGCTGGCGCTGCCCTGCCGGCCGGTCTTTCGCGCCAATCACGCGGCGATGATGCGCGGCGGGCGGCGCGGTCTTGCGGCGTACCTCGGGGGAGTTTGA
- a CDS encoding 3'-5' exonuclease yields the protein MTRWYDGPLAAFDTETTGVDVEEDRIVSAAVVVQDMTGGRPRVTRWLINPGVPVPPGATEVHGLTDEHLQRNGRWPAPVMEEIARALAEQCGAARPLVVMNAPFDLTILDRELRRHRAASLGRYLENVPLCVLDPRVLDKHLDRYRKGRRTLTDLCAQYEVVLDGAHDAAADATAALEVTRAVGRRFASRMERLSPAELHTLQAVWHAAQARGLQAWFARSGTPEVVDPAWPLRPELPAAA from the coding sequence ATGACGCGCTGGTATGACGGCCCCCTGGCCGCATTTGACACAGAGACCACAGGAGTCGACGTCGAGGAGGACCGGATCGTTTCGGCCGCCGTCGTCGTCCAGGACATGACGGGCGGCCGGCCGCGCGTCACCCGCTGGCTGATCAATCCGGGGGTGCCCGTGCCGCCGGGCGCCACCGAGGTGCACGGGCTGACCGACGAACATCTGCAGCGCAACGGCCGCTGGCCCGCGCCGGTGATGGAGGAGATAGCGAGGGCGCTGGCCGAGCAGTGCGGCGCCGCCCGCCCGCTCGTCGTGATGAACGCGCCCTTCGACCTGACCATCCTCGACCGCGAACTGCGCCGCCACCGCGCCGCGTCGCTCGGCCGCTATCTGGAGAACGTCCCGCTGTGCGTGCTGGACCCGAGGGTCCTGGACAAGCATCTGGACCGGTACCGCAAGGGCCGCCGCACGCTCACCGATCTGTGCGCGCAGTACGAGGTCGTACTGGACGGAGCTCATGACGCGGCCGCGGACGCGACGGCGGCACTGGAGGTCACCCGGGCGGTGGGGCGCCGTTTCGCCTCCCGGATGGAGCGTCTTTCGCCGGCGGAGCTGCACACCCTGCAGGCGGTGTGGCACGCGGCTCAGGCGCGCGGCCTGCAGGCATGGTTCGCCCGCAGCGGCACTCCCGAGGTGGTGGACCCCGCGTGGCCGCTGCGGCCCGAACTGCCCGCCGCGGCCTGA
- a CDS encoding carbohydrate binding domain-containing protein, which yields MRIRNRLLAGLGAALLAAAASLAVPGTAQAANLLSNPGFETGSLSGWSCTGGLGSVVSSPVRSGTKALAGAASASDNAKCTQTVAVQPNTAYTLSGWVRGNYVYLGVTGGPSTWTPSATAYTQLSVSFTTGAAQTTAEIYLNGWYAQGTYYADDISLDGPGGGGGGDTQAPTTPTNLRSTGKTSSSVSLAWNASSDNVGVTGYDVYRGTTNVTTVTGTSATVSGLAASTSYSFTVRARDAAGNLSPASSAVSVTTDAGGGGGPGFKQAAPYLYLGWGDPPSATSVMSATGIKWFTMAFILSSGGCNPAWDGTRPLAGGTDQSTINAIRGAGGDIVPSIGGWSGNKLGPNCSTPEALAGAYQKVINAYGLKAIDVDIENSDEFENEVVQDRILGALKIVKQNNPGLRTILTFGTSTTGPTWWGNRLIERAGALQADIDAFTIMPFDFGGGADMYGNTVNATEGLKTKLKSTFGWSDATAYAHIGISGMNGLSDQQELTSPATWTQIKDWANSHHIARLAYWSVNRDRPCPGGGVVSNCSGISQSNWQFTSITAGFTG from the coding sequence GTGCGTATCCGAAATCGACTACTGGCCGGCCTCGGCGCGGCACTGCTCGCCGCAGCCGCCTCTCTCGCCGTGCCCGGCACGGCCCAGGCCGCCAACCTGCTCAGCAATCCCGGCTTCGAAACAGGTTCCTTGTCCGGCTGGTCCTGCACCGGCGGACTCGGCTCGGTGGTGAGCAGCCCCGTGCGCAGCGGTACGAAGGCGCTGGCCGGCGCCGCGAGCGCGAGCGACAACGCCAAGTGCACCCAGACCGTCGCCGTGCAGCCCAACACCGCCTACACGCTCTCGGGTTGGGTGCGCGGCAACTATGTGTACCTCGGCGTGACCGGCGGGCCGTCGACCTGGACCCCGTCCGCCACCGCCTACACCCAGTTGTCGGTCTCCTTCACCACCGGCGCGGCCCAGACCACCGCCGAGATCTATCTCAACGGCTGGTACGCGCAGGGCACTTACTACGCCGACGACATCAGCCTCGACGGTCCTGGCGGTGGAGGCGGCGGCGACACCCAGGCACCCACGACGCCCACGAATCTGCGCTCCACCGGCAAGACGTCCTCAAGTGTCTCGCTGGCCTGGAACGCGTCGTCCGACAATGTCGGCGTCACCGGCTACGACGTGTACCGCGGAACCACCAACGTGACCACGGTGACCGGCACCAGCGCCACCGTCAGCGGCCTTGCGGCCAGCACCTCGTACAGCTTCACCGTCCGCGCCCGTGACGCGGCCGGAAATCTCTCCCCGGCCTCGTCCGCCGTCAGTGTGACGACCGACGCGGGAGGTGGCGGCGGCCCCGGCTTCAAGCAGGCGGCTCCGTACCTCTATCTGGGCTGGGGCGACCCGCCAAGTGCCACCTCGGTGATGAGCGCCACCGGCATCAAGTGGTTCACCATGGCCTTCATCCTCTCCTCCGGTGGCTGCAACCCCGCCTGGGACGGCACGCGTCCGCTCGCCGGTGGCACCGATCAGTCCACCATCAACGCGATCCGCGGCGCGGGCGGTGACATCGTCCCGTCCATCGGCGGGTGGAGCGGCAACAAGCTCGGCCCGAACTGCTCCACGCCCGAGGCCCTGGCCGGCGCCTATCAAAAGGTGATCAACGCCTATGGGCTGAAGGCGATCGACGTCGACATCGAGAACAGCGACGAGTTCGAGAACGAGGTCGTCCAGGACCGGATTCTCGGCGCACTGAAGATCGTCAAGCAGAACAACCCCGGCCTGCGGACGATCCTCACCTTCGGCACGAGCACCACCGGGCCGACCTGGTGGGGCAACCGGCTCATAGAGCGGGCGGGCGCACTCCAAGCGGACATCGACGCCTTCACCATCATGCCCTTCGACTTCGGCGGCGGCGCCGACATGTACGGCAACACCGTGAACGCCACCGAGGGGCTCAAGACCAAGCTGAAGAGCACCTTCGGCTGGTCGGACGCCACCGCCTACGCCCATATCGGCATCTCGGGCATGAACGGTCTCAGCGACCAGCAGGAACTCACCAGCCCGGCGACCTGGACCCAGATCAAGGACTGGGCCAACTCCCACCACATCGCCCGCCTCGCGTACTGGTCGGTCAACCGTGACCGTCCCTGCCCCGGCGGCGGAGTGGTGAGCAACTGCTCCGGCATCAGCCAGAGCAACTGGCAGTTCACCTCCATCACCGCGGGATTCACCGGCTGA